The sequence cacttccttgtcTCTGgcttgaagatgcagacatgtcccatgTGTGTGAATAGTGTGTGCCAGGAGGTGAAATTAACTCTTGAAGCCACTGACatatgtccaaatgtgattcattccacagtaaatttttatttagtgccttaaatctaccaaccacttcaagttacaccagtatctggctgctgctaatttcccaccataGGATGCCAGCTcgtgtaaatgggttggagcgttaAAGAATTGCTGAAACATGTTCTGAAAGCTggtaaaatgcaactttttagcaattgtcacGGTCTCCCGCAACTTCTTCGcaacaaataagcttaaaacatcgcaacttGCATCGCAATTTTTCAGAAAAGCTGCcacgaattcaggcattttaggccacaacaatctggaaaaatgCCTGTGAAATCCTGGAGGGGCTGATTAAATAACACCTGGTTGCTCTCACACAGAGGACCGTCACTGACAACCTCTGACACAACAACACTCACCTATATTGAAGACAGACAGTTGGGACATCATTGGGACTTTGTATACATTTCCATCACCCCCATTGAAGGGTCTCATCTTGGTGTTCTCAGGCTGGAAGCGGGACTTCCACAATCCTTTGAAGAAGATTGAGTTGACAGCCACTAGACGGGTCATAGCCGGATCCAGCATGTCTGCTTTGATCAAGCTGGGGATGTGACCTGGATAAATATGCAACACAGGAGCATTACTCAGTCAGCCAGGCTCGATAAAAACCCACCTTATCTTTGGTATTCACTTCAGGACAGATGAGGAACTAATAATGCAGCACCGTACAAGGACACACTATTCAACACAGCGGAATACATTGCTCAGTCAAGGATTTATACTGTGGtctgtgaaaaacacacaagaccAGTGGTAGTTTAAAtgtctgtctctttatggttggaACACAACGTACACTACATTTGTATCCAATTATACAGACGTCCAAGCTGAATAGGGTTAATACAATTGAGAACTGTTACATCTGTGTCAAAACTATTCTCAACAAACCATTTTGTACCACATTCACAAGTGACTACATTTCAGGCTTCtctcaaaacacaacaaatgtgtATACTTTGATACATAACTCaacttcaaaaaatgaaaattgacgATTTTTGTGACAGAATTCACATCCGtttctaaaaacatgctcaCACCTGCCTGTTCAAGGGCCATTTCACAATATTCTTGTTGAATATACAGTTGCTTCATTCAACCCATCATTCCTACCTTTGGTCTTATTGTTGACCCATGCATTGAtttcatctgctgctgcattGGGGTTGCCGAAGTCCAGGCTCCTTCTGTCGCACTGAAAATTAGCTTTGTTGGTTTCCACAAAGGTCTCTTCCATGGGGAAACCCATCTGGGTGAACATGGCGTTTGCAATTAGCACAACATCCTGGTTGGACTTGGCTGTCAAGGTCTTGTGCAGCTTTTTCAACATCCTGTAAGGGCCTGTGCAGACCAATGACACTTAGAATTATTACTCAAACCATGCATAGGGTTTAATCATCAATCCACCACTTTCTAATGCAATAGagctcatatatatatatatatatatatatataaagttcaATAACAAAACAAGCCCCACAACTGTCCTTACCATTCTTCTTGTAACGGAGAGCATTCAGGATTTGCTTTCGTGTTTCCCCATGTGCTCCAGGTAGCAGCATGCCCAGGATGGAAGCCACGCCATGGGGTGAAAGCACCACATTTTCCAGAGGCTTGTTGCGGACTACTTGCTGAAACACCTGTATGCCGAGATCAGAGCCCCGTTCACCGTAAGACGGGGCTTGGGACAGCACACCCTTATGGCCAAACAAGGCCACCAGCGCATACAAGCACAGTAACGACATGTGCTTCATTTTGATCCCTTCGGCACCTTGTAAGagacaaagaacagaaaagcaGGGGCAGTTTGTATGAAACATGGCCATCTAATCTGCTAATCTGCCCCCAGTTTAGACCCACTGATTACTAAGAGCACGTAAACCTGAGAATCATGCTTTCTGAGCAACTACAAATTTATCAAAACAATAATCTGTCATTCTGGGCATTCTTGCAGTTGCCTTTGCTTGTCCTTAAAGGAAAGAAACCCTTTCATCCTGTGCTGCTCAGTCTGACTAACTCTTACTCACACAGTCTAAATATCACAATCTAACTTTAACCAGAACACCAAGACTGctctctgcttttgttttaattttagacCAAATTAAATCTTTCGAGCCATTTTAAGAATATGATTCAGCCTGCTCCACTCCCTGGAGCAGAATAGATGCAGCCGCAAAAGCAACTGAATGCTGGCTAGTGATTTATTGCACACAGGCTTAATAGTAAACATGCATGCTTTTCCACAACTATAGTCTGAACTGTGTATAAGTTTAGCTTAGAGCTACTGTAGGTAGCTTTGCAGTTAAATATTGGATATTGTTCTCGCAAACTTTAGAAGAGATGGGGgacaaaaaaactccagaaatgtGTGGCATTTTGACAGTGCTCCAGCAAGTTTGACATACTGATCTCACagcattagtttaaaaaaatgtctgacaTTTAAGCTGCAATGTTCTACAGTTTACAAGCCCTCTTTTGATGTAAAAGTAACAGGAAACCAGACCAAATTTACATTGTGTTTACACATATGAAAAGAAGTGGATGCACATGCATTAAAACTGAGGACTCTTGGGTAGGTTGCCAAAAAGCAGAAGGTTTCTGTTAAATATCCATTCCTGCAGCCTTTGCCACACAAACATTCCTGAGCTCCTCATACATTAAAATGACCAACAGCAGGAGTCCAAGCAAACAACCAGGGTGTGAGGCGCACTTCTTGTTTCAACAGTTGTAATGCAAGTCACGTTAACGTAACTTAAACTTTGACAAGTGTCGGCTTTTCTGTGGTTAGTTGACGTTAATTACTAATAGAGAGCTAATTTAAGGAAGCCCACCTGACGCATATGTCGCGCATTTGGGAATTTtagctgtttaaaaatgttagtTAAATGGCCGTGAGGAACTTGTTGCGCCTGAATGCAGAGTGTGAGGTGTCGCTTAGTGTTGCTAAGCTAAATTTAATGTCTGAATCCGTTTTTTTAAAGTGccatatttgttaaaaatttttgGTTTAAACGCGAGTCCTTACCTATCCCGAGGTGACGTTACTTCGACTGGTCCCGCAGGTGAAATTATAACCTTAGCAGTCCGCTGCTCACCGCCGTCCAAACGACAAAGTAGTGTTGGAGCGAAACCTTAATGAAAAAATACTTCTTATTCCAGTGAAAGTGAGTGCTACTACTAACTTCACCGCTGTTTCAATGAGGAATTTATTGGACTGAACTCCGCCTTCCAACCAAACAACCGAGAGCGAAGTGAGCGTCTCATCAAATGTTTGCCGTCAAGCGGCACTCGACAGAGCATGCGtttcaccttcaaaataaaagcacaagaCTCTGCCAAGCCctttcattcccccatatggcttgtcagaaatgcagcattttttatttttagaaatgcagcatttgtttattagttattgatgatcagaaatcacaacaacatagaatgtagcgatttaatataaatgtacccacaaacaaaatgtcctTGCGTTTAGCActggtgtgtgttatgcatgtgtacattatgtacggataccaaatcgcgtgacctaaatatgtagcaggtggtgggaattgatgggactcggaaacacccccacaacttcatcaattgttccttgcatcatttcagatggataattcctgataagtccacagcggtggatttgtagtaggataacaatcatgtgatcgtcagcaggcagctgatgtagtgctCACTTGCTGTCATTGTTACAGTGACatcgtgccactatctcgcaatgatacagaaatctttaacaaacccgtggatccagactataagctgcatcactgccaaaatcttcCATTTtctctaatctaatctaatcacttggtcactgtgtcatttctgacctttcctgaaaatttcatccaaatctgtttgtgcattttggagtaatgtggctaacagacaaacagacagacaaaccaatgccaaccatcacataactccacgtTTCTTAGAGGAGTAATAATACAAACATTTACTGTATGACTACAACGGccataatataatattatttcctgatgttattttatttatgtattttgctAAGCTACCCCttaaagtttttaaataaaaaaatagaaattagtTTGATGTTGAGGTTCATGCTGCTACTTCCGGTCGTGTCTGGGCTAAGTCTGGTTAACTTGGCAATTGAGAAGATGCACGTTGTTTAGGGCCGGATGTGGGgaatgtttaaaaacaacacaaaaacattcaacCTAATTATGTTGTGTCATGTGAAGTGGAAAATTACCCAGGGCCTTTAATTCACCTTTATAACTTTTAATACCAGCTAAATGTTTGTGTGAAGTACAGAGTAAACCAGAGTAAGAAGCCCCATAACTCTCTCTCCTGACCATTAAACACAGTCAACTTTTATATTAGGTCTTTTTTTTGGATGACGGTGGCCTCTAATCTTCAATAATATAACATTGAAATAATTCTGTTTGGCTATAGAAATCAAAAGAAGTGGTTTTGAATCAAGCTAATGCAACATTTTTGACAGTACAAAATGATGtcatgtgtgttttaaaggaatATACATGTACAATTAGTTTTCTACTGCTAATACCAGAGTCCAAAGGAGTGTAATCCATTAATCTGAATGAAAAAgactgggaaaaaaagaaaaaaaaaattctgttaaaGTGTGAGAGTAGGACTTAAGAGGGAATTCGTGACTTTCAGTATCTTAGcattgctaatgttagcatagTGACAAGATAGTTAACCAGTAGTAAAATATATATCATTATCTGTTTAGGATAACTAGCTTTGCTAGCCAACTAGCTCACTTTATGTTAGGCTAATGGCGCTGTGCTACATTAGCTTACTGTAGTACTTGCTAGCTAGTTTGAAGTCCTCGCTAGTGTTGCCTAATCATCCCTAGTAATCAGAAATTTAAATATCAAGAATAATAAAGTTATAACGTTTGTTCCAAGCACATATATACATTTTCAACAATCAAACTGTcgaaacaaaaaagttaaacaattttttaattttgttgtgtAACATTTAGTTTCAGTTAAAATAAGAACAACATCCAAAACTAAAAGCAAAGTTAACTATTTGCATAGCTAGCAAGTTAGTATGGATCAAGGTGAATCAGAAATTTCCCGCTTTTGaagatttaatatttaattttataataaCAATGCCGTGTAGTCTGTTATGATTTATTTACCATCTGGATTTATTCACTTatgcatacactaccagtcaatagcctggacacaccttctcattcaatgctttttatttatttgtgttattttctacattgtagattaatactgaagagtaacatttttgtgtttacaaaataattccatgtgtattcttttatagttttgatgtcttcagtattaatctacaacgtacaatacagttaaataaaaaccattgaatgagaaggtgtgtccagacttttgactggcagtgtacgTCTTCATACAAATCGTAttgatttttaatatatttttaaagaaaataaaagatgttgCTAAGGAGACAGTCTTTTCCCCCGACTTGCCTTAGCTCTCCTCTTTTCCTGAAATATAATTTTCTACCACCTTTTCATACCGTTTTAAAGATGTTTGGTCTTATTCAGTTTTGATGTGATTTTGTATTTATGCAACCCCTAAGTGACAGAAAAGCGCACGAACAACACACAGCTGATCCTCACTGATGTAGACCACCTGATGCTTTTCTGATTAGGTGATGCAGTCGGGtggtaaacacacaaaaatacctGAAAAGAGCCGGAGTCTCAGTtacatcctgctgctgctgccagagaGGATTACGAATGGGTGCTTGGAGGTTTGAATTACAGGGGATTAAATGAGAGTGTATGAGCAATTACGACCAAAGTCATCATAAATGTTCACTTTAACAAAGACTGGCTTGTGGTCTgtcataataatatatatttcacGTGTGTATTTTGTGGCTTGAACCTCCACTTTAACAGATTAGTTCCACAGCCACAGGACCTGACAGAACGCCCAGGTGGAGGCTTTAAGAATTCACTGCTACAGCGAAGGACACCCACAGTGGGTCTAGATTCAGGGCAGGACTGTGGCTGTGGCCTTGTGCTTTGAGTGGGGGTCTTGCCTGTCCAGCTGGGACACAGAGATGGGACTTGTTTGAAAATAAACACTGTTAAGCGAAGCGGGGTCATCATGTCTGTGTTTGGAGAGTTTTCAGAAGGTAGGCAGTGAACGTGCAGCTGTGTACTATAATCATGCCATCCAAGGCCGCTACTATTTTTCAATTGCAGATGCTGCTTTTAAACTAAATCCTTCTTCGTcaaagcaaaaaatgaaaacattgtaATAATGCAATTTCCAGTCCTTGATGTTTTTGAAACACCATCTCGGTGACCTGGTGGAGATAAGATCATGCTCTTGTTGAGCAACCAAGAGAAAGTTTTAGTCACACTCTTATCATCAAAACAAGACTAAACTTGTGCTGAATAAGAACAGATGTGTGTATTGTATGTTTGCATATCCCATGTGCATGAAGTGGAGTCATTTCTTGGATCATTCTCAGCCACAAAGTTTTGTCTTCTCTATCAAAGCGGCCTGTTTAAACAGGATTCTAAGGGTTGCTCAGATGCTGCAGTGAAAGGGTGAGTTTGCAGTTATGATTGATAAACTTACTGATAACCTTTAAtttgaaaaccactgaaatttCTCAATATGAAATGTATTGGTCAAGAGGTGGACtcactgtgtgttgtgtatgcAGAAAGGATTGGTCAATATCATGCAACAAAAGATGGTGACGCTGCATACTGTTATACTTGGGAAATTTCAATTTTGCATACTTGCCCTTTCCTCTGAAAAATCTGCCCCGAAAATATTATTGAAAGATTGTGTGGTCTTTCCTGAATTACTACACATCAGCCATAGGCAAGCAATGACTTAAAAGTTTCACTATGCtaaccagaacaaaaaaaaaagtgttcatgCAGTTCATAAGGTTAGGACTAAATAAACCAATGACTAATTCTCATTCAATGTTCCACCTGTCCCAGTAACCAGTCCATGAGTCTAATTATTGTTCACCTTTGTGGCGGAACTcagaatgaaactgaaaatgcagaaaatcatAAACATCTTTATTTATCAGCTCAAAAGTGTCTCACTTATTTAAAGGAGACACGTTTCCAATTTCCAACTCTATATTTGTATTCTGGGACTTCATATAGTAGCTTTGCACAATTCACAGTTCAAAAAATGCTTAATCTAATACTGGCATTTTAGTAGCCTTGTGTCACTGTAAGGGCCCCCGCTCAAAAAGCCCACTTTCCTCTGATTGGACAGCCTCTGGAAGCCTGCCTAGGGTCAGCACCCCAGTGCTTGCCGTGGTGCAAGTTCTGAAAGCAAACTGTAAGCCTACTAAGTGGCATAAGCTTTCATTCTTGATTGCAAATGACAATGTCTTAAATTATAGAGTATAAATTTGATTCAGAATATGAGGATAGCATGACACGAACATCTACAGCAACAAATGTTATAGCAggatgtttctgtctgtttctgcaaATATGTGCCTGTTAGCTGTTCATTATGTGACATAATGGTAGATTCAGTTTTTCTTTGACCAGTCacatataaatatttttctacatatatgGGCCTGTTGATGGGTATGCCAACTGATATGAAAAGCatctgctgtaaaaaaaaaaaaacaacaaaaaaacccctaaaTGAATAATAACAACCGTAATGTAGCAAGAACAATGCTATTGTGCTGTCAGCAAACAGCTGTATTATATCTCCCTGCATTGTTAGTTATTCGTATATTCTTTTGCTAGAACATGCACATACATTTAGAAAGTAGTTTGACATCATGGCAGTGCTGTGCTTTGAACAGAAGACTGTATAAAGACCTTTGTGACGAGCTAATGTCAGCCAAGTGAgaagcaaaagtaaaaaaaaccaTTAGAAACTTTTGACCACATTTAATGTCAACATCTGACTTTCTAACCTTATatacatgtcagaaaataatgaaaagcatAATAGATCCCCTTTAAAATACCTGAATTTTGTACCTACAGATGCTTGTGCAAAGTGTCATTTCAAGAAGCGATAAATTTTGgcagcaaaataagcagtcatgTTCCAGCATCAGTGATCCAGAATTCTACGTTTGCTTTGCTAAGTCACTGATTGGCTTTCTTAATGGTCAGTTACTGTTTCATCCACTGCTGGAGGAGTACGTAGATGTGGTCACGGGCCAGAGACAGCTGTGGGAGATCTTCTCCCCTGGCTGGGTACATGTTGGCACAGTGAGCTGTTCCTGGATCagagaaaaatataaacatcagggatacagcagcaaaaaactgGGGGAAACAGAGAGTTCCAAAAACAATTATCCACCTATTAAAATTAGAGTTGAACAAGTAAGGCATTGTTCTACTGTGAAACGTTTGCTTGGCTTCTCAGTCTTAGGCTACAACATACATTGCACAAAAGACTCATTGTATATTAGGCATGGAGTTTActcaaaaatgtacagaaaactttgttaaaTTACCTCTTTATTAAGTGTTAAGTTTATCAAGTCAAATCTGATTCTATTTCGACACACAGGTACAACATTTGCTTTGATGATTATGT comes from Amphiprion ocellaris isolate individual 3 ecotype Okinawa chromosome 7, ASM2253959v1, whole genome shotgun sequence and encodes:
- the serpine2 gene encoding glia-derived nexin, encoding MKHMSLLCLYALVALFGHKGVLSQAPSYGERGSDLGIQVFQQVVRNKPLENVVLSPHGVASILGMLLPGAHGETRKQILNALRYKKNGPYRMLKKLHKTLTAKSNQDVVLIANAMFTQMGFPMEETFVETNKANFQCDRRSLDFGNPNAAADEINAWVNNKTKGHIPSLIKADMLDPAMTRLVAVNSIFFKGLWKSRFQPENTKMRPFNGGDGNVYKVPMMSQLSVFNIGMATTPQDLKYKVIELPYHGNTISMLIVLPSEEDTPLSRVIPHISTATVQSWTKLMHMRKIRLLIPKFTADTEVDLEAPLSALGISDMFSQGKADFRHISSEPVYVSKALQKAKIIVNEDGTKAAAATTAILLARSSPPWVTVDRPFLFLIRHNPTGTILFMGQINQP